A window of the Melospiza melodia melodia isolate bMelMel2 chromosome 25, bMelMel2.pri, whole genome shotgun sequence genome harbors these coding sequences:
- the KCNJ9 gene encoding G protein-activated inward rectifier potassium channel 3 isoform X2, with translation MAQDNAAFCGVPEGVPTGVPAEAKPPPQPPQAPKRRPWGAGGAAGARKRQRYVEKDGKCNVQHGNVRETYRYLTDIFTTLVDLKWRFSLLIFILAYALTWLFFGLIWWVIAYSRGDLEHLGDHTWTPCVNNLNGFVSAFLFSIETETTIGYGHRVITDTCPEGIVLLLLQAILGSMVNAFMVGCMFVKISQPNKRAETLVFSSHAVVSLRDDRLCLMFRVGDLRDSHIVEASIRAKLIQSKQTQEGEFIPLDQTDLSVGFETGDDRLFLVSPLIISHEIDERSPFWDVSRGQLERDDFEIVVILEGMVEATGMTCQVCSSYLVDEVLWGQKPSGVGAPILRVTQISGCPKFWGFHRPLLPDLGFPMSWILQVLGSSLP, from the exons atGGCTCAGGACAACGCTGCCTTCTGCGGGGTCCCCGAGGGGGTCCCCACGGGGGTCCCGGCTGAGGccaagccccctccccagcccccccaggcccccaaacgccGCCCGTGGGGGGCCGGGGGCGCCGCGGGGGCCCGGAAGCGGCAGCGCTACGTGGAGAAGGATGGCAAGTGCAACGTGCAGCACGGCAACGTGCGCGAGACCTACCGCTACCTGACCGACATCTTCACCACCCTGGTGGACCTCAAGTGGCGCTTCAgcctcctcatcttcatcctgGCCTACGCCCTCACCTGGCTCTTCTTCGGCCTCATCTGGTGGGTCATCGCCTACAGCCGCGGCGACCTGGAGCACCTGGGCGACCACACGTGGACGCCGTGCGTCAACAACCTCAACGGCTTCGTGTCGGCCTTCCTGTTCTCCATCGAGACCGAGACCACCATCGGCTACGGCCACCGCGTCATCACGGACACGTGCCCCGAGGGcatcgtgctgctgctgctgcaggccatCCTGGGCTCCATGGTCAACGCCTTCATGGTGGGCTGCATGTTCGTCAAGATCTCGCAGCCCAACAAGCGCGCCGAGACGCTGGTGTTCTCCTCGCACGCCGTGGTGTCGCTGCGCGACGACCGCCTGTGCCTGATGTTCCGCGTGGGCGACCTGCGCGACTCGCACATCGTCGAGGCCTCCATCCGCGCCAAGCTCATCCAGTCCAAGCAGACGCAGGAGGGCGAGTTCATCCCGCTCGACCAGACCGACCTGAGCGTGGGCTTCGAGACCGGCGACGATCGGCTCTTCCTGGTGTCGCCGCTCATCATCAGCCACGAGATCGACGAGCGCAGCCCCTTCTGGGACGTGTCGCgggggcagctggagagggatgacTTCGAGATCGTCGTCATCCTCGAGGGCATGGTGGAGGCCACAG GGATGACGTGCCAGGTGTGCAGCTCCTACCTGGTGGACGAGGTGCTCTGGGGTCAGAAACCTTCAGGTGTTGGGGCCCCCATTCTCAGAGTGACTCAGATATCGGGGTGTCCCAAATTCTGGGGGTTTCACAGACCCCTCCTACCAGATTTGGGGTTTCCCATGTCCTGGATTCTTCAGGTGTTGGGATCCTCCCTGCCCTAA
- the KCNJ10 gene encoding ATP-sensitive inward rectifier potassium channel 10 — protein sequence MTSSTKVYYSQTTQTDSRPLMGPGLRRRRVLTKDGRSNVRMEHISDKRFLYLKDLWTTFIDLQWRYKLLLFSATFAGTWFAFGVVWYLVAAAHGDLLEFEPPANHTPCVMQVHTLTGAFLFSLESQTTIGYGFRYISEECPLAIVLLITQLVLTTILEIFITGTFLAKIARPKKRAETIKFSQNAVVAQHDGKTCLMIRVANMRKSLLIGCQVTGKLLQTHLTKEGESVRLNQLNVDFQVDTSSDSPFLILPLTFYHVVDEASPLRDVSLRSGDGDFELVVILSGTVESTSATCQVRTSYLPEEILWGYEFTPAISLSASGKYVADFSLFDRVVKVAAPCCHHEAVRFGDPEKVKLEESLREAERDGEGAPLSVRISNV from the coding sequence ATGACGTCCTCCACCAAGGTGTACTACAGCCAGACCACGCAGACCGACAGCCGCCCCCTgatggggccggggctgcggcggcGCCGCGTGCTGACCAAGGACGGCCGCAGCAACGTGCGCATGGAGCACATCTCGGACAAGCGCTTCCTGTACCTCAAGGACCTGTGGACCACCTTCATCGACCTCCAGTGGCGCTACAAGCTCCTGCTCTTCTCCGCCACCTTCGCCGGCACCTGGTTCGCCTTCGGCGTGGTGTGGTACCTGGTGGCGGCGGCGCACGGCGACCTGCTGGAGTTCGAGCCGCCCGCCAACCACACGCCGTGCGTGATGCAGGTGCACACGCTCACCGGCGCCTTCCTCTTCTCCCTCGAGTCGCAGACCACCATCGGCTACGGCTTCCGCTACATCAGCGAGGAGTGCCCGCTGGCCATCGTGCTGCTCAtcacccagctggtgctcaccaCCATCCTGGAGATCTTCATCACCGGCACCTTCCTGGCCAAGATCGCGCGGCCCAAGAAGCGCGCCGAGACCATCAAGTTCAGCCAGAACGCCGTGGTGGCGCAGCACGACGGCAAGACCTGCCTGATGATCCGCGTGGCCAACATGAGGAAGAGCCTCCTGATCGGCTGCCAGGTCACCGGCAAGCTGCTGCAGACCCACCTGACCAAGGAGGGCGAGAGCGTGCGCCTCAACCAGCTCAACGTGGACTTCCAGGTGGACACGTCCTCGGACAGCCCCTTCCTCATCCTCCCGCTGACCTTCTACCACGTGGTGGACGAGGCCAGCCCGCTGCGGGACGTGTCCCTGCGCTCGGGCGACGGCGACTTCGAGCTGGTGGTCATCCTGAGCGGCACCGTGGAGTCCACCAGCGCCACGTGCCAGGTGCGCACGTCCTACCTGCCCGAGGAGATCCTGTGGGGCTACGAGTTCACGCCGGCCATCTCGCTGTCGGCCAGCGGCAAGTACGTGGCCGACTTCAGCCTCTTCGACCGCGTGGTGAAGGTGGCGGCGCCGTGCTGTCACCACGAGGCCGTGCGGTTCGGGGACCCCGAGAAGGTCAAGCTGGAGGAGTCGCTGCGCGAGGCCGAGCGGGACGGGGAGGGGGCCCCGCTCAGCGTCCGCATCAGCAACGTCTGA
- the KCNJ9 gene encoding G protein-activated inward rectifier potassium channel 3 isoform X4, translating to MAQDNAAFCGVPEGVPTGVPAEAKPPPQPPQAPKRRPWGAGGAAGARKRQRYVEKDGKCNVQHGNVRETYRYLTDIFTTLVDLKWRFSLLIFILAYALTWLFFGLIWWVIAYSRGDLEHLGDHTWTPCVNNLNGFVSAFLFSIETETTIGYGHRVITDTCPEGIVLLLLQAILGSMVNAFMVGCMFVKISQPNKRAETLVFSSHAVVSLRDDRLCLMFRVGDLRDSHIVEASIRAKLIQSKQTQEGEFIPLDQTDLSVGFETGDDRLFLVSPLIISHEIDERSPFWDVSRGQLERDDFEIVVILEGMVEATGTPQ from the exons atGGCTCAGGACAACGCTGCCTTCTGCGGGGTCCCCGAGGGGGTCCCCACGGGGGTCCCGGCTGAGGccaagccccctccccagcccccccaggcccccaaacgccGCCCGTGGGGGGCCGGGGGCGCCGCGGGGGCCCGGAAGCGGCAGCGCTACGTGGAGAAGGATGGCAAGTGCAACGTGCAGCACGGCAACGTGCGCGAGACCTACCGCTACCTGACCGACATCTTCACCACCCTGGTGGACCTCAAGTGGCGCTTCAgcctcctcatcttcatcctgGCCTACGCCCTCACCTGGCTCTTCTTCGGCCTCATCTGGTGGGTCATCGCCTACAGCCGCGGCGACCTGGAGCACCTGGGCGACCACACGTGGACGCCGTGCGTCAACAACCTCAACGGCTTCGTGTCGGCCTTCCTGTTCTCCATCGAGACCGAGACCACCATCGGCTACGGCCACCGCGTCATCACGGACACGTGCCCCGAGGGcatcgtgctgctgctgctgcaggccatCCTGGGCTCCATGGTCAACGCCTTCATGGTGGGCTGCATGTTCGTCAAGATCTCGCAGCCCAACAAGCGCGCCGAGACGCTGGTGTTCTCCTCGCACGCCGTGGTGTCGCTGCGCGACGACCGCCTGTGCCTGATGTTCCGCGTGGGCGACCTGCGCGACTCGCACATCGTCGAGGCCTCCATCCGCGCCAAGCTCATCCAGTCCAAGCAGACGCAGGAGGGCGAGTTCATCCCGCTCGACCAGACCGACCTGAGCGTGGGCTTCGAGACCGGCGACGATCGGCTCTTCCTGGTGTCGCCGCTCATCATCAGCCACGAGATCGACGAGCGCAGCCCCTTCTGGGACGTGTCGCgggggcagctggagagggatgacTTCGAGATCGTCGTCATCCTCGAGGGCATGGTGGAGGCCACAG GGACACCTCAGTAG
- the KCNJ9 gene encoding G protein-activated inward rectifier potassium channel 3 isoform X3 gives MAQDNAAFCGVPEGVPTGVPAEAKPPPQPPQAPKRRPWGAGGAAGARKRQRYVEKDGKCNVQHGNVRETYRYLTDIFTTLVDLKWRFSLLIFILAYALTWLFFGLIWWVIAYSRGDLEHLGDHTWTPCVNNLNGFVSAFLFSIETETTIGYGHRVITDTCPEGIVLLLLQAILGSMVNAFMVGCMFVKISQPNKRAETLVFSSHAVVSLRDDRLCLMFRVGDLRDSHIVEASIRAKLIQSKQTQEGEFIPLDQTDLSVGFETGDDRLFLVSPLIISHEIDERSPFWDVSRGQLERDDFEIVVILEGMVEATVAQGHGVFVWVHPWGCHLHETHGLCGDVLSSWDMSSPWDTSVGTSP, from the exons atGGCTCAGGACAACGCTGCCTTCTGCGGGGTCCCCGAGGGGGTCCCCACGGGGGTCCCGGCTGAGGccaagccccctccccagcccccccaggcccccaaacgccGCCCGTGGGGGGCCGGGGGCGCCGCGGGGGCCCGGAAGCGGCAGCGCTACGTGGAGAAGGATGGCAAGTGCAACGTGCAGCACGGCAACGTGCGCGAGACCTACCGCTACCTGACCGACATCTTCACCACCCTGGTGGACCTCAAGTGGCGCTTCAgcctcctcatcttcatcctgGCCTACGCCCTCACCTGGCTCTTCTTCGGCCTCATCTGGTGGGTCATCGCCTACAGCCGCGGCGACCTGGAGCACCTGGGCGACCACACGTGGACGCCGTGCGTCAACAACCTCAACGGCTTCGTGTCGGCCTTCCTGTTCTCCATCGAGACCGAGACCACCATCGGCTACGGCCACCGCGTCATCACGGACACGTGCCCCGAGGGcatcgtgctgctgctgctgcaggccatCCTGGGCTCCATGGTCAACGCCTTCATGGTGGGCTGCATGTTCGTCAAGATCTCGCAGCCCAACAAGCGCGCCGAGACGCTGGTGTTCTCCTCGCACGCCGTGGTGTCGCTGCGCGACGACCGCCTGTGCCTGATGTTCCGCGTGGGCGACCTGCGCGACTCGCACATCGTCGAGGCCTCCATCCGCGCCAAGCTCATCCAGTCCAAGCAGACGCAGGAGGGCGAGTTCATCCCGCTCGACCAGACCGACCTGAGCGTGGGCTTCGAGACCGGCGACGATCGGCTCTTCCTGGTGTCGCCGCTCATCATCAGCCACGAGATCGACGAGCGCAGCCCCTTCTGGGACGTGTCGCgggggcagctggagagggatgacTTCGAGATCGTCGTCATCCTCGAGGGCATGGTGGAGGCCACAG TGGCGCAGGGACACGGCGTCTTTGTGTGGGTTCATCCATGGGGATGTCATCTCCATGAGACACATGGTCTTTGTGGGGATGTATTGTCTTCGTGGGACATGTCATCTCCATGGGACACATCTGTGGGAACAT CTCCATGA